From a single Halobacteriovorax sp. DA5 genomic region:
- the flgG gene encoding flagellar basal-body rod protein FlgG produces the protein MKNIVLFITFLLMARYSFGMMKALNIAATGMATQEMHVNTISNNVANLNTIGYKKQRAESEDLMYETITEAGSRSDANSNYTVGVQVGSGSKISGVRKVFSAGAPKITNNPFDLMINGDGFFGIIKPNGQIVYTRDGAFNVNAQGQLVSKQGYQVFPGITFPPGVASVSIGNDGNVEAYFNGQVEPQVVGQIPVFTFVNNPGLHNDGGNFYRQTTASGQPIQGIAGTNNAGSMQQGALEMANVSLMNEMTDLIKAQRAYEMNSKVMGVADQMLQTVNNITR, from the coding sequence ATGAAAAATATTGTTCTTTTTATTACATTCTTACTCATGGCCCGTTATTCATTTGGAATGATGAAGGCCCTTAATATTGCAGCAACAGGGATGGCCACTCAGGAGATGCACGTTAACACAATCTCTAACAACGTCGCTAACTTAAATACAATTGGGTACAAGAAGCAAAGAGCTGAATCTGAAGATCTTATGTATGAAACAATTACAGAAGCTGGATCACGTTCGGATGCAAACTCAAATTACACAGTAGGTGTACAAGTAGGTTCAGGATCGAAAATTAGTGGTGTCAGAAAAGTATTTTCGGCCGGAGCACCAAAAATCACAAATAACCCATTTGATCTAATGATCAATGGTGATGGCTTCTTTGGAATCATTAAACCAAATGGACAAATTGTTTATACAAGAGATGGTGCATTCAATGTAAATGCACAAGGACAACTTGTTTCTAAACAGGGTTACCAAGTATTTCCAGGAATTACATTTCCACCAGGTGTAGCATCTGTGAGTATCGGAAACGATGGAAACGTTGAAGCATACTTCAATGGTCAAGTTGAACCACAAGTTGTTGGTCAAATTCCAGTATTCACATTTGTAAATAACCCAGGCCTACACAATGATGGTGGGAACTTCTATCGTCAAACAACAGCAAGTGGACAACCAATTCAAGGAATTGCAGGAACAAATAATGCAGGTTCAATGCAACAAGGTGCACTTGAAATGGCAAATGTTAGTCTTATGAATGAAATGACAGATCTTATCAAGGCCCAAAGGGCATATGAAATGAACTCAAAAGTAATGGGAGTAGCAGATCAAATGCTACAAACAGTAAACAATATTACAAGATAA
- a CDS encoding penicillin-binding protein 1A has product MKHLKRLLVLMSFLVLFGGLFVFSILVYFSFTLPKISSLADYNPPIKSKILSKDGVVLYDIGKENREVVEFNEIPPRIVDSFLSAEDSNFYNHDGVDYFGVLRALVANLKAGRVVQGGSTITQQVAKSLLLSSERSITRKIKDFLLAQKIEKRFNKEEILFLYLNQVYLGGGYYGVKSAFRGYFNKELNEATVAESALIAGLLVAPGKYSPYRNPQHAKTRQAYVLGRMFANKKITKEEYQAALKEKIKYQLRKNSPFLAGYFTDWVRRQAIDIVGEEKFLTEGFTVQTTLNYDLQKTAEENIKIGAEEIDKRQGFQGPIGHIELEELDKYIEEFRVELYKDKSNYFTLSENNEREYELQLKEDELAVLKEFTQEHMSKLYSSRFYPGYNADDQLLGQLEKDKLYKAVVLRLDGRMRNIIISVGGITGVIPYESFRWAHERKYTDARKYFPYIKNPNDILKKGDIIHVKIKDFSTKFSEHVYSQYANTYKKLKDYKTLEEQMYLECTLEQEPKVQAALMSLNPFTGEVISMVGGVDFDKSEFNRALQSKRQPGSAFKPLLFAAALENGYQPNTIILDTPEALGGANQALNWKPRNYDGKFKGPMTFRESLEYSRNIPTIKIALDLGMDKIFNYLDRINFHADMPNDMSISLGSFGVTLLEMIRAYSIFPNGGKKVLPKSIISITDRNGKEYYFQDDFATQSKLELEKLAKESKNLNQTENVREKEGDSHNEFEKEAVNPYLLNLDEEQVYDPRLAFIMTNLLKGVVHNGTGRGALSVSQFLGGKTGTTSSYVDAWFLGFSQNIVTGVWTGMDDNQTMGWPETGTRASMPIWKSYMQRSIQIYGERDFQMPPGIVNVSIDKKTGELANGSGSKFLESFVEGTEPGSNSKNNFFKKEENSQETGAILEDDDFFNN; this is encoded by the coding sequence ATGAAACATTTAAAAAGATTATTAGTATTAATGTCCTTCTTGGTTTTATTTGGAGGATTATTTGTTTTTTCAATACTAGTATACTTTTCTTTTACGTTACCAAAAATTAGTAGTCTTGCAGATTATAATCCACCAATCAAATCGAAAATTCTTTCAAAAGATGGTGTTGTTTTATATGACATTGGAAAAGAGAATAGAGAAGTCGTTGAGTTTAATGAGATACCTCCGCGAATTGTTGATTCCTTCTTATCTGCGGAAGATTCAAATTTCTACAATCATGATGGTGTTGATTACTTTGGAGTACTAAGGGCTCTAGTCGCTAACTTGAAAGCGGGGCGTGTTGTTCAGGGTGGTTCAACAATTACGCAACAGGTAGCTAAGTCACTTTTACTTTCATCAGAAAGATCAATTACAAGAAAGATTAAAGACTTTCTTTTAGCTCAAAAAATTGAAAAGAGATTTAATAAGGAAGAGATTTTATTTCTTTATCTAAACCAAGTTTATCTTGGTGGTGGATACTATGGAGTAAAGTCTGCATTTCGTGGCTACTTTAATAAGGAATTAAATGAAGCAACCGTTGCTGAGTCAGCACTAATTGCAGGGCTACTTGTTGCTCCTGGTAAGTATTCTCCTTATCGTAATCCACAACATGCAAAAACGAGACAGGCATATGTTCTTGGCCGTATGTTTGCGAATAAGAAAATTACTAAAGAAGAATATCAAGCTGCCCTAAAAGAAAAAATCAAGTATCAGCTTAGAAAAAATAGTCCATTCCTTGCGGGATATTTCACTGACTGGGTACGTAGACAGGCAATTGATATTGTTGGAGAAGAGAAGTTTTTAACTGAAGGCTTCACTGTTCAGACAACTCTTAATTATGACCTTCAAAAGACTGCTGAAGAAAATATCAAGATCGGTGCTGAAGAAATTGATAAACGCCAAGGTTTCCAAGGACCAATCGGTCATATCGAACTAGAAGAACTTGATAAGTATATTGAAGAGTTTCGAGTTGAGCTTTACAAAGATAAGTCTAATTATTTTACACTTTCTGAAAATAATGAAAGGGAATATGAACTGCAATTAAAAGAAGATGAACTCGCAGTACTTAAAGAGTTCACACAAGAGCATATGTCAAAGCTCTACTCTTCGAGATTCTATCCTGGTTATAATGCTGATGATCAGTTATTAGGTCAACTTGAAAAGGATAAGTTGTATAAAGCAGTAGTGCTTCGTCTTGATGGCCGTATGAGAAATATTATTATTTCTGTAGGTGGTATTACTGGAGTAATCCCTTATGAATCATTTCGTTGGGCACACGAAAGAAAATATACGGATGCACGTAAGTATTTCCCATATATAAAGAACCCTAATGATATTTTAAAGAAAGGGGATATTATTCATGTAAAGATTAAAGATTTCAGCACGAAGTTTTCAGAACATGTCTATTCACAATATGCCAATACTTATAAAAAGCTAAAAGATTATAAAACATTAGAAGAGCAAATGTATTTAGAGTGTACGCTTGAGCAAGAACCTAAAGTTCAAGCTGCTTTAATGAGTTTGAACCCATTTACTGGTGAAGTGATTTCAATGGTTGGTGGTGTTGATTTCGATAAAAGTGAATTTAACCGTGCACTACAATCTAAGCGTCAACCTGGTTCTGCCTTTAAACCGCTTCTGTTTGCCGCTGCTTTAGAAAATGGTTATCAACCCAATACAATCATTCTTGATACTCCAGAAGCACTTGGAGGAGCTAATCAGGCCCTTAATTGGAAACCAAGAAATTATGATGGTAAATTTAAAGGTCCAATGACTTTTAGAGAGTCACTTGAATACAGTCGAAATATTCCAACAATTAAGATTGCTCTTGATCTTGGAATGGATAAGATTTTTAACTATCTAGATCGAATCAATTTTCATGCAGATATGCCAAATGATATGTCGATTTCTCTTGGCTCTTTTGGTGTAACGTTGCTAGAAATGATTCGTGCATACTCTATCTTCCCTAATGGAGGAAAGAAGGTTCTGCCGAAATCAATTATTTCAATTACAGATAGAAATGGAAAAGAGTATTACTTTCAAGATGACTTTGCGACTCAGTCAAAACTTGAGCTAGAAAAATTAGCTAAAGAGTCAAAGAATCTAAATCAAACTGAAAATGTACGTGAGAAAGAAGGTGATTCTCATAATGAGTTTGAAAAAGAAGCAGTCAATCCGTATTTATTAAATTTAGATGAAGAACAGGTATACGATCCAAGATTAGCATTTATTATGACTAACCTTTTAAAGGGTGTTGTTCATAATGGTACAGGACGAGGCGCTCTAAGTGTAAGTCAATTCTTAGGTGGTAAAACAGGTACAACAAGTAGTTATGTGGACGCTTGGTTCTTAGGATTTTCTCAAAATATCGTAACAGGTGTTTGGACGGGGATGGATGATAACCAAACTATGGGATGGCCGGAAACAGGAACAAGAGCTTCGATGCCAATTTGGAAATCATATATGCAACGTTCTATTCAGATCTACGGTGAAAGAGACTTCCAAATGCCTCCAGGAATTGTGAATGTTTCGATCGATAAGAAGACAGGTGAGTTAGCAAATGGCTCTGGATCAAAGTTTTTGGAAAGTTTTGTTGAAGGAACTGAACCTGGCTCTAATTCTAAGAATAACTTCTTTAAAAAAGAGGAAAATAGTCAAGAAACAGGTGCAATTCTTGAAGATGACGATTTCTTTAACAATTAA
- the flgF gene encoding flagellar basal-body rod protein FlgF: protein MKELWVPLSGAIAQQQKVDTIANNVANANTPGFKKDQLAFKEYLTALDKGVEDIDLPNKEWAPEDFYRSYGAEHAMVKVDGSFTNFTQGTLSPTSNPLDIGLRGNGFLAIETPKGVRYTRRGTLSLRQDGVITTQQGYPVLNREDNQPISVPPGTRNITFALDGAVYANNNQVGSLNIAEFNDMHALRKEGNSLYINNNEGNLKEQINTSVHQGFIEQSNVNAVSEMSELIKAHRHFESIQKAIKTYDQISSKSVNEMIKF, encoded by the coding sequence ATGAAAGAATTATGGGTACCGCTATCCGGTGCAATCGCACAACAACAGAAAGTTGATACAATTGCCAATAATGTTGCAAACGCAAACACGCCTGGATTTAAAAAAGATCAACTCGCTTTCAAAGAATACTTAACAGCACTAGATAAAGGTGTTGAAGATATTGATTTACCTAATAAGGAATGGGCCCCTGAAGACTTCTATCGAAGCTATGGAGCAGAGCATGCCATGGTTAAGGTAGATGGGTCATTCACAAATTTTACGCAAGGTACATTATCTCCTACTAGCAATCCGTTAGATATTGGACTTCGTGGAAATGGATTTCTCGCCATTGAAACACCTAAAGGTGTGCGCTACACAAGGCGCGGAACTCTTTCACTACGTCAAGATGGTGTTATCACAACACAGCAAGGCTATCCTGTTTTAAACAGAGAAGATAACCAACCAATATCAGTTCCACCTGGAACGAGAAATATTACATTTGCTCTAGATGGTGCAGTCTACGCTAATAACAATCAAGTTGGTTCACTAAATATTGCTGAATTCAATGATATGCATGCACTAAGAAAAGAAGGCAATTCACTTTATATCAATAATAATGAAGGTAATCTGAAAGAACAGATTAATACATCAGTCCACCAAGGCTTTATTGAACAATCAAATGTAAATGCCGTGTCTGAGATGTCTGAGCTAATTAAAGCTCACCGTCATTTTGAATCAATACAAAAAGCAATTAAAACTTATGATCAAATTAGCTCTAAGTCAGTTAATGAAATGATCAAATTTTGA
- a CDS encoding flagellar basal body L-ring protein FlgH: protein MRKILFLTLALLTTSCANYINKMYNELDGVNQRELEQKRANVDNTFDQYRNSYPDRRKTSSNTPNMTPQVQRKYNNNQIAAQPKRVTANSFHDQGNTGSLWAGNGNENYLFTKNKWKRNGDIILVNVQTRLKNDITMELKRAFPPVPSLGGQTPESTTQTTTPGQAQANTTAEEGEDMSASNKVHDKISGVIVEEISRDHLLVRGQKNVLFKNRKHLVELQALISRKDINEDDTIDSTKFLESSVTVLR from the coding sequence ATGAGAAAAATTTTATTTTTAACATTAGCACTATTAACAACATCTTGTGCTAACTACATTAACAAAATGTACAACGAGCTTGACGGGGTTAACCAAAGAGAGCTTGAACAAAAAAGAGCAAATGTTGATAATACATTTGACCAATATCGAAACTCTTACCCTGACAGAAGGAAGACTTCTTCAAATACGCCAAATATGACACCTCAGGTGCAAAGAAAGTACAACAACAATCAAATAGCAGCACAACCAAAAAGAGTAACCGCTAATAGCTTCCATGATCAAGGAAACACCGGTAGCCTTTGGGCCGGAAACGGAAATGAGAACTATCTATTTACTAAAAACAAGTGGAAGAGAAATGGTGATATTATTTTAGTAAATGTGCAAACTCGTCTTAAAAATGACATCACGATGGAACTAAAAAGAGCTTTCCCTCCAGTACCTTCTCTTGGTGGACAAACTCCAGAAAGTACAACACAGACTACAACACCAGGTCAGGCCCAAGCTAACACAACTGCTGAAGAGGGCGAAGACATGAGTGCATCTAACAAAGTTCACGACAAAATCTCAGGAGTAATTGTCGAAGAGATTAGCCGTGACCACTTACTTGTTCGCGGTCAAAAAAATGTTTTATTTAAAAATCGTAAACACCTTGTTGAGTTACAAGCATTAATATCGCGTAAAGATATTAATGAAGACGACACAATTGATTCAACAAAATTCTTAGAAAGCTCTGTAACGGTATTGAGGTAA
- the xseB gene encoding exodeoxyribonuclease VII small subunit, with protein sequence MAKKIDIEQNLKRLEELVHGLESGELTLDDSLKNFEEGVKLYTDSKGYLEKVEKKVLELTDKLEEKEIE encoded by the coding sequence ATGGCCAAGAAAATTGATATTGAACAAAATTTAAAGAGATTAGAAGAACTAGTTCACGGACTTGAGTCGGGAGAACTTACTCTAGACGATAGTTTAAAAAACTTTGAAGAAGGGGTTAAGCTATATACTGATAGTAAGGGCTACTTAGAAAAAGTTGAAAAGAAAGTTCTAGAATTAACAGATAAGTTAGAAGAAAAAGAAATTGAATAA
- a CDS encoding flagellar protein FlgN translates to MKTQLATYYFQITDIWKSQCELHYKLFDLTCDEYALLLDSKIDELEEKVAEKSGIISKIEVNEKARNQILANIQRDYKELKINSITDLIDFFSKFEAEKEGKHLFRFNGLLVDIIEKIQTQNKKNQLFINKALNSLREIRESAMGTKTVSTYNAKGITQQRSLERNP, encoded by the coding sequence ATGAAAACGCAACTAGCTACATATTACTTTCAAATCACAGATATCTGGAAGTCACAGTGTGAACTTCACTACAAGCTATTTGACTTAACTTGTGATGAGTACGCTCTCCTACTTGATAGCAAGATAGATGAACTAGAAGAAAAGGTTGCTGAAAAGTCAGGAATCATTTCAAAAATAGAAGTAAATGAAAAAGCAAGAAATCAAATTCTTGCAAATATTCAAAGGGATTATAAAGAATTAAAAATTAATTCGATTACAGATCTTATTGATTTTTTCTCAAAGTTTGAAGCTGAAAAAGAAGGAAAACATCTTTTTCGATTCAATGGTCTTTTGGTTGATATCATTGAAAAAATTCAAACTCAAAACAAGAAGAACCAATTATTTATTAACAAAGCGCTAAACTCTCTTCGCGAGATTAGAGAAAGTGCAATGGGTACTAAGACAGTATCTACATATAATGCCAAGGGTATCACTCAGCAAAGATCGCTTGAGCGAAATCCCTAA
- the flgM gene encoding flagellar biosynthesis anti-sigma factor FlgM → MSSVTNTRSSFFPNAKTTADRSQEIQKQAPVQRNTIAQKAYIDNQTRNDARVSIPDAVKDFAHIKKAVDAAPEIDNSAKIAALKAQIQGGNYKMDYDKMADKILGEEFGV, encoded by the coding sequence ATGAGTAGTGTAACAAATACGAGATCAAGTTTCTTTCCAAATGCTAAGACTACGGCCGATAGATCGCAAGAGATCCAAAAGCAAGCTCCAGTTCAAAGAAATACGATCGCTCAAAAAGCTTACATCGATAACCAAACAAGAAATGATGCCAGAGTTTCTATTCCAGATGCTGTAAAAGACTTTGCTCACATCAAGAAAGCTGTTGATGCAGCTCCCGAGATTGATAACTCTGCAAAAATTGCTGCACTTAAAGCGCAAATCCAAGGTGGTAACTACAAAATGGATTACGACAAAATGGCAGACAAAATTCTTGGGGAAGAGTTCGGAGTATAA
- a CDS encoding flagellar basal body P-ring protein FlgI: MFKKLIFGLILLSFGTHIEAKMSRLKDLVDVKGVRNNPIVGYGLVVGLNGTGDGGGEVTNTSLKRMFQKLGLNPQNEISSKNVAAVIVTAELPSFSRVGQKMDVKVSSIGDASSLAGGTLLITPLKGGDGNVYAVANGSISIGGLENGKKFATTGLIPQGAIVERELQLDFDKKKSLRLALKSPDFTTAARIEKTINQELGGKYAIAKDSNTVDIIVPIQYQRKIVQLLAIIENFKVHTDRIAKIIINERTGTIVAGGDIAVKAVAISHGGLNIQVNDKKKDTSEGNVRLVDKTTTLNDLVKSLNALGATPEDLISIFQALKRNGALVGEIELI; encoded by the coding sequence ATGTTTAAAAAGTTAATCTTTGGTCTTATTCTTCTATCTTTTGGAACACATATTGAAGCCAAAATGAGCCGTTTAAAAGATCTTGTCGATGTTAAAGGCGTCCGAAACAATCCGATCGTTGGTTACGGTTTAGTCGTAGGATTAAATGGAACCGGTGATGGTGGTGGTGAAGTAACTAATACATCTCTAAAGCGTATGTTCCAAAAACTTGGACTTAACCCACAAAATGAAATTAGTTCAAAGAATGTAGCTGCCGTAATTGTTACAGCTGAACTTCCGTCTTTTAGTAGAGTTGGTCAAAAAATGGATGTTAAAGTTTCATCTATTGGTGATGCTTCTTCATTAGCAGGTGGAACACTTCTTATTACTCCTCTTAAAGGTGGTGATGGAAACGTATATGCTGTAGCAAATGGATCAATTTCAATTGGTGGTTTAGAAAACGGTAAAAAATTTGCTACGACAGGACTTATTCCTCAAGGAGCAATTGTTGAGCGCGAGCTACAATTAGATTTTGATAAGAAGAAATCACTGCGATTAGCACTGAAAAGTCCAGACTTCACAACAGCTGCTAGAATTGAAAAAACAATTAATCAAGAGCTAGGTGGAAAATATGCCATAGCAAAGGACTCAAATACTGTTGATATTATTGTACCAATACAGTACCAAAGAAAAATTGTACAACTTCTAGCAATCATCGAAAACTTTAAAGTTCATACGGATCGCATTGCGAAGATTATCATCAACGAGAGAACAGGTACAATTGTAGCTGGTGGAGATATTGCAGTTAAAGCTGTTGCAATTTCTCATGGTGGTTTAAATATTCAAGTAAATGACAAAAAGAAAGATACGAGTGAAGGAAATGTACGACTAGTTGACAAGACTACTACACTAAATGATCTCGTTAAAAGCTTGAATGCATTAGGGGCCACACCTGAAGATCTGATTTCGATTTTTCAAGCACTTAAGAGAAACGGTGCCCTAGTTGGAGAAATTGAGCTAATTTAA
- the flgK gene encoding flagellar hook-associated protein FlgK, giving the protein MSTRLLNIANTGLNASKKSLEVTSHNISNANTEGYSRQRVHQQSNMPLIKDGLITGSGTRIKSINRVHDKFVERKLRDSQSSESYYNNRAEQMSRVEDIFNEIDNEGLNQILNNFFNSFRDLANQPENETVRSVVRDKAQLIVKDFRRIAETLDEISKSIDDKIAISVKDANQHIDSIALLNRKIRELEATGDETGDLRDQRDVSVKELSKIIKIHTYQDERGNYNVQSPGVGTLVTAAQAQKLGTYVFGKDESTNGQDGSMEIFWESRSGQQITEKFQGGSLGAVIKVRNNDIKQLKEKLDQTAYDFMNYVNAIHRRGYVNREIQTDANGNPAAMDNKGPTTGNNFFSTPMKIEGAALNIDLSDAIKSDISNIATALSPNSPGDNRVAIAISKLQHERLMAGGTATLEEDYLKTVGSVGLETGKAKLDAEQSEGLLAQANSIRERISGVSIDEEAANMIKYQHAYEAAAKVMKTANEMFDTVLSIKQ; this is encoded by the coding sequence TTGTCTACACGTCTGTTAAACATTGCGAATACAGGACTTAACGCCTCTAAAAAATCACTAGAGGTGACGTCGCATAATATTTCCAATGCAAATACAGAAGGCTACTCTCGTCAACGTGTTCACCAACAATCAAATATGCCACTGATCAAAGATGGTTTAATTACTGGTAGTGGTACAAGAATTAAAAGTATTAATCGTGTTCACGATAAATTCGTTGAAAGAAAATTACGAGATAGTCAAAGTAGTGAATCGTACTACAATAACAGAGCTGAACAAATGAGTCGCGTTGAAGATATCTTTAACGAAATCGATAATGAAGGATTAAATCAAATCCTTAACAATTTCTTCAACTCTTTTCGTGATCTTGCGAATCAACCAGAAAACGAAACAGTACGTTCCGTTGTACGTGACAAAGCTCAACTAATCGTAAAAGACTTTAGAAGAATTGCAGAGACTCTAGATGAAATCTCTAAGAGTATTGATGATAAAATTGCAATCTCTGTTAAGGATGCAAATCAACATATTGATTCGATTGCACTTCTAAACAGAAAAATTAGAGAACTTGAAGCAACGGGTGATGAAACTGGAGACCTTCGAGATCAGCGAGATGTATCTGTAAAAGAACTATCGAAAATTATTAAAATTCATACTTATCAAGATGAGCGTGGAAATTATAACGTACAATCTCCAGGGGTTGGTACACTTGTTACTGCTGCCCAAGCACAAAAACTTGGAACATATGTATTTGGTAAAGATGAGTCAACAAATGGCCAAGATGGTTCAATGGAAATCTTCTGGGAAAGCCGCTCAGGTCAACAGATCACAGAAAAGTTCCAAGGTGGATCTCTAGGTGCAGTTATTAAAGTTCGTAATAACGACATCAAGCAATTAAAAGAAAAACTAGATCAGACAGCTTATGATTTCATGAATTATGTTAATGCTATCCATAGAAGAGGATATGTGAATCGTGAAATTCAAACTGATGCTAATGGAAACCCAGCTGCAATGGATAATAAAGGTCCAACAACTGGTAATAACTTTTTCTCTACACCAATGAAAATAGAAGGTGCTGCACTTAACATTGATTTAAGTGATGCTATTAAATCAGATATATCTAATATCGCAACGGCACTATCACCAAATAGCCCCGGGGATAACCGTGTTGCCATTGCAATTTCTAAGCTACAACACGAAAGATTAATGGCCGGCGGAACAGCAACATTAGAAGAAGATTATCTTAAAACTGTTGGTAGTGTCGGACTTGAAACTGGTAAGGCAAAACTCGATGCTGAACAATCAGAGGGACTTCTTGCACAAGCGAATTCTATTCGCGAAAGAATTAGTGGTGTTTCAATCGATGAAGAAGCGGCAAATATGATTAAGTACCAGCACGCGTACGAAGCTGCTGCTAAAGTAATGAAAACTGCAAATGAAATGTTTGATACTGTTTTATCAATTAAGCAGTAA
- the flgA gene encoding flagellar basal body P-ring formation chaperone FlgA, translating into MFKLILLTFITSFSYANSCEISLAQKNYRVENSEIPYESQNCNRSQLEILNEMLISARGNFYLNHSRDLKQNDINLLTKDSVIIDLEDIVKTQFTIQDDWKVNFKSRSPIKTLQTDNLTTIELMCNECNKLGHNKLKVSVDGVAKWFEIIVQKPIKAIVAKNEIGLNFKSINTNNVEEKTIYTTDEKAVFKNLEEIAFYKSNKIISPGETINKRDLSPINLVSFGVPVKVILNTNGIKLTGQALPMSTGKLQDFIKVKNIKTNKVFTAKVIGLNEVKVDL; encoded by the coding sequence GTGTTTAAACTAATTCTTCTAACATTTATAACAAGCTTTTCTTATGCGAACTCTTGCGAGATTTCTCTGGCACAAAAGAATTATCGTGTCGAAAACTCTGAGATTCCATATGAATCACAAAATTGTAACCGTTCTCAACTAGAGATCTTAAACGAAATGCTTATCTCTGCTCGTGGAAACTTCTATTTGAATCACAGCAGAGACCTAAAGCAGAATGACATAAATCTACTGACAAAAGATTCCGTCATTATCGATTTGGAAGATATTGTAAAAACTCAGTTTACAATTCAAGACGATTGGAAAGTTAATTTCAAATCACGATCTCCTATTAAAACTCTTCAAACAGATAACCTTACAACAATTGAGCTCATGTGCAATGAGTGTAACAAGCTTGGTCATAATAAACTTAAAGTATCTGTTGATGGCGTAGCTAAGTGGTTTGAAATAATTGTTCAAAAGCCTATTAAAGCTATTGTTGCAAAAAATGAAATTGGTCTTAACTTTAAATCAATCAACACAAATAATGTTGAAGAGAAGACTATTTATACAACAGATGAAAAAGCTGTATTCAAAAACTTAGAAGAGATAGCATTTTATAAATCTAATAAAATTATCTCTCCGGGTGAAACAATTAATAAGAGAGACTTATCCCCTATTAACCTAGTCTCTTTTGGCGTTCCAGTGAAAGTCATACTTAACACCAATGGTATCAAACTGACAGGACAAGCTCTTCCAATGTCAACAGGCAAGCTACAAGATTTTATCAAAGTGAAAAACATAAAAACAAATAAAGTATTCACAGCGAAAGTAATTGGACTCAATGAAGTGAAGGTAGATTTATGA
- a CDS encoding energy transducer TonB has product MELVHKNHKTYIYLAIALSLVVHISLMPSKLTSISLSLTKPQEEKEPERIRLRLNRDKPRQIVTAAKTNQELADDAKYLSETNNKVDRETKAKEVAAFNIGGVGNSKIDQKKQGSKTKKKEQRKMTKSKSGRISFEDFAVAQNSPLQKDQNLVKGTKTGSKNHRGIASSNDHLEDVKLGDFTKLNTVEYKYYGFYFRIKQQLEQHWGATLREKMESLYRQNRRGPAGEKFLTNVRVVLDNDGKIINVIVNGTSGVKELDDAAVEAFNKAGPFPNPPSGLVKNGHANIDWGFAVTKN; this is encoded by the coding sequence TTGGAATTAGTTCATAAAAATCACAAGACATATATATATCTAGCAATAGCTCTATCGCTAGTTGTACATATCTCTTTGATGCCTTCAAAGCTAACTTCAATTTCTTTGTCATTAACTAAACCACAAGAAGAAAAAGAACCTGAGCGAATCCGTCTAAGACTTAATAGAGATAAGCCTCGTCAGATCGTGACAGCGGCCAAGACAAATCAAGAACTCGCAGATGATGCAAAATACTTGAGTGAAACAAATAATAAAGTCGATCGTGAAACGAAGGCGAAGGAAGTTGCTGCATTTAACATCGGTGGTGTCGGTAACTCAAAAATTGATCAAAAGAAACAGGGTTCAAAGACAAAGAAGAAAGAGCAACGTAAAATGACAAAGTCAAAATCTGGTCGAATCAGTTTTGAAGACTTTGCAGTCGCACAAAATTCTCCCCTCCAAAAGGATCAAAACCTAGTTAAAGGTACTAAGACAGGTAGCAAGAACCACAGAGGTATTGCTAGTTCAAATGATCACCTTGAAGATGTTAAATTAGGTGATTTCACTAAACTAAATACAGTTGAATATAAATACTACGGTTTCTACTTCAGAATTAAGCAACAGTTAGAGCAACATTGGGGCGCTACTCTGCGAGAAAAGATGGAGTCCTTATATCGTCAAAATCGTCGTGGACCAGCTGGTGAAAAATTTCTCACAAATGTACGTGTCGTTTTAGATAATGACGGTAAGATTATTAACGTTATTGTAAATGGTACTTCTGGAGTTAAAGAATTAGATGACGCCGCTGTAGAAGCTTTCAATAAGGCCGGGCCATTTCCTAACCCACCATCTGGTTTAGTTAAAAATGGTCACGCAAATATTGATTGGGGTTTTGCAGTTACAAAGAACTAA